The following is a genomic window from Antechinus flavipes isolate AdamAnt ecotype Samford, QLD, Australia chromosome 3, AdamAnt_v2, whole genome shotgun sequence.
ACCCcccgcttgcctcagtttcccatcccTGCAGCGCCTCCACCAGGGGCCCCAAAGGGGGTCGAGAGAGTTTGCATCATCCCCAGTGCCCGCCAACGAGGCTCCGATTCCTTAGCCCGGCATTCAAGCCCCCGATTCTTGGTTCCCCCTTCCTCACTCTACATGTACAGGGCCTCCTATTCTCTAAAGCCCAATGGCACCTTCTCCGGGGAGCCCCCCGTGATTTCCTTGCACTTTGCCCTTGACCCGCTCAGTCCGGGGCACTTCTCTGTGCCCGGGGCGCGGCTCCCATCGGACACAGTCACGGGGCGGCAGGGTCTGGTCTGTCTAATGCGTGTCTCCCCCCGAACCCGGCTTGGTGCACTCTGACGGCCCGCCGTGGGGCTGGGGACGGGGGTGGGACGTGGGGCTGGGGACCCGGGGGAGGGACCCGGGGTTTAGGACCTGGGGGTGCTGGGGACTGGGGGCAGCCCTACCCTGCCTGCGGATGGTGTCCACCAGGATGTCGATCACGATGATGGTGCCCGTGCGTCCGATGCCGGCGCTAGGAACAGAAGCGGGTCACTCGGGAGGGGCCTCCCCCTgcgccctccccctccccccgtccCGGCAGGGCCCGGGGCGCAGGTACCTGCAGTGCACCACGATGGGGCCGGAGCCCGGCACGCTGCTCTGGGCCTGATTCACCTGGTCCAGGAAGCTGAGAACGCCGCCGGGCTCCGTGGGGACCCCGTGGTCCGGCCAGCTGAAGTACTGGTAATGGGTCACCTTTCTCAGCTGCTCCTCCTGGCCGGGGCGAGGGGAAGAGAGGGCCCTTCTCAGACCCCGACTGCCTCATTTTGGATAAACTGCCATTATTTTAGCCCAAACTCCCCACTTTTTGGTCCGAGAAACTATCGCCAAAAGTAACCGGCTCATCCAAGACCGTTTGTCTTCCCCAGGAAGAAACCCTTAACAAACGCTCCTTGACTCGCTGACGGACTGACAGAGGCAGAGTCGGATCCGGGGTTCGGCCCCCCTGAGCTATCAGAACTCCTCCCGGAGTGTGAGCTTCCTGCGGGCAAGAACTGCCCTGTCCCTGTCCCCCCACCGCTCCCTGGCACAGCCCCTGAGTTGAGAATTGGGAGGATGGAGAGGTGAGAtgctccttcccccaccccttccacaGCGAGGCTGCCCTTCTCCTGCCTCCCCACTGGTCACCCCCCTTCCACTCTGCTAGGGGCACCGCCAGCTTTCTGGCTGGCTCCTGGGCCCCAGAGCCCCCTCCCCACTCTTagcccctcccccatccctcccgCGGCCTCACCCTGTCCGTGCGCCCCATCTCCAGCTCCCGGACGTAGTATCCCTGGGCCTCCCTCTCCGACACGTGGCGCACGCGCACGCAGCCGAAGTCCTTGGTGCAGTGCTGATCGGGCCAGTAGCGGAAACACTTGttctgcggggggggggggagacctCCTGGGTCTGTGGGGGAGCACAACTCACCCCCCCTCACCCCCCTCCCCGTGCCAGAGCCCGCCCCCTCACCCCCCCCAGAACCTGCCCTCTCACCCCCCCACCAGAGCCCGCCCCCTCACCCGCCCTCGCTCCATCTCCTTGGTCGTCATGACGATGACATGCGTGTTCTCCTGGTACACCATGGCCCAGAAGTCATTGACTGTGGTCTGCAGGCAGCCCTGGGTCGCTATGTACACCTTGGCCGGCTCCTGGCTCTGCCCGTCCTCAGGGACGCTCTGAAAGGGGGGTCACGGTCACAGTCGGGACCTGGGCCCCCGGCCCCGAAATAGGCAAGCGGAGCCCGGGCGCAGGGAAGGCCCGGGAGGGGCCCAGGGCACAGCGGCTGCTGGAGGTGGGAGGTCGGCCTTGGGAGACAGAGGAGGAGTGGGGGGCCCGGACAGACCGGCAGCCTCGGCAAAGCCCCTGGGTTGGGGAGGCTAACGGGGCCCGAGAGGGAACCCCGAGCCCAGAAGGAGGAAGGCGCCCGACCCTCGCTCTAACACTGCGGGGAAAGCAGGCCGCCCCCCGAGCCCCCCGAGATCCCCCAGGGTCCCTAGACTTGGAGCTGGGCGGTGCCTTCGAGGCCATctattttacagaaagggaaactgaggcacggaggCGGTCACAGCCAGCTAGCTGCAGAGCTGGAATTCCTCCACACTCCTACCCACAGAGTCCTTTGTACAAACAAGGTCACAAAGCCCCGTGGAGAGATTTTCCAGCCCGGCTCTCCCACACGTGCTCCcctttaacagatgagaaaactgatagcCAGAGAGGGCCAGGGGAGGAGGCAGCCCGCCAGGCTTTACTACTCTTCTCCCCAGACCTGGGGGCCGCCCCCTGAGCTCTGTCCGCGGCAGCAGCGGCTGCAAACCCTCACACACCTTAATGTAGTTGGCGTTGATGTAGTCGGCCCCTGGCACGCTCCCGTCCACGTCGCGAAGGGTCACCCGGGTGGTGTCGACTgcgggaggagagaagagggagagggagcgGGGGAGGTTGGGAGCTGGGAGGTCCCCGGCTGGACGCGGATGCAGGTGCCCGAGTCCCCTCTGCCCGGGTCTGACCAGCCTGAGGCCGAAGGGCCGCCAtggcggggggcggggggtgaATGTCTGAGGAAGGCGTGTGTGCATCCAGACATGTCTGTGTGGGAAAGTGGGCGCAGatcggggggaggagggggatggTGGGATCAATTAGCAGCGGGCGGGAAGGCCCAGAGAACCAGCCACCAGAGggcagggagaggggaaggagtcCTGGAGCAGAGGGGCAGGTCTGTGGcctcccagccccctcccccccccccgtccCGCCCCAAGGTCCTCACAGGGAAGAATGTTCTTGTAGCGGTTCTTGGCTTTGTTCTCGGGGCGCTGGCCCTCCTTGCGGGGGTACAGAAGCTTACATTCCTGCTGCTGCAGCATCTGGGGAGATGAGACCCTCTGCGGCTCAGCCCCGCGCCCGCCTGCCCCGGGCCCCGCGCCCGCCTGCCCCAGGCCCCGCGCCCTCCTCTCCGCTCTCACACAGAACGAGATCcgccctctcccttcctctccaagGCCTGGACGGTCATAACGCCAAACAAGGAGCCGGTGAGGGTGCAAGCCCGGGACTGCTGGGTCTGGGGGCTTCGGGGGCCCTTACCTCAAACTCCTCCCAGAATCCCTGCTTGGCCTTCTCGCTCTGGTCCGCCATCTTGTTGAGCTCTCGGACCCGGTTCTCAATGTTGGCTGCATTTATCCTGGTGGCGTTGAAAGGCTGCAGGAAGAGTGGGCTCAGGCTCAGCTGGGCTGGCCTTCCGGTTCCCCCCGGCCCGAGTTCTTCCGATCCGCTCCTCCCAGTGCCAGGCACGTGCGGGCTGAATTAAGGACTCTGAGGAACATCCTCCAAGtatattcctaaagtacagatctaCCCACATCCCTGTACAATCCCAAAGCCTTCCGTGACTCCCTGTTGCCTCCATCATGAAAAGAAAGTCTGACCCGGAAAGCCCTCCACCACGTGTTCACCACCCACTCCCTAGGCTCACTTCCCAGAGCTCCCTTTCACACACTCTAGGTTCCAAATATCTCTTAGCCTAGAGCCTCATTTCCCACTCTGAAAAGTCCTCAATTCCTTCAGGACTCAGGGGCCACcacctacaggaagccttcctggATTTCTCCCAGTTTTagtattctttccctcttcagaTTGCCTCATTTTTATTTACCATCCATCCCtaggagaatgtaagctccttgagagcgaacattgttccttttttgtctttctagccCTAGCACCCAGCATGATGTTATACGGTACACAGtagtcacatagtaaatgcttgttaaaagAAATGAGATCAATGGCAGATCTCTATCAATTCTGTGATTTAGCCATCCAAACTCCCTAGGACTTCCTGAGCCTCttccaagagtttttttttttttttttaatttgaatgtaAGCACCTTAAAGGCAGGGGATGAATGGGTTCTGTCTTGTATTTGCAATGCTTCGCATATAGTAggcgcctaataaatgcttactggttTCTGTAGCTCCAATCCTTTTGAATCCCAGAACTCAAAAGCCAGCTACTCTACTCTATAACAGATAAAGAAGTTACCATCACCCCATACATCCCTAGCACACAGTGATCTGGGCTCTGGACAGAGTTCTCCAAGAGAGGGAGCCCGCTACCTCCCCAGAATCCCCCGGGACACGGGACAACCCGCATCTGCCTCTCTGGGGCTCCCACGGCTCCCAGCTCTGCTTGCCGAGACCAAGAAGAAGGGAGCTAATCCACCTTTTACACGATAGAAAAGGCCAGGTGACCATTCAATGGGTGTGTTGTAATGGGGATGAATGGCTTGGACTACGTGACCTCAGAGGTCCCTGCCGTGCTGACATTCCGAGATTCTGGGACAGGCAAAGGCTCCTggggttgttcagtcatttctgtcaCGTCCGACTTCACAGCCCTGTTTGGTATTTCCTTGCAGAGAAACCAGAATGGTttcccacttccttctctagctcatgttacagaggaggaaactgaggcagacagggtgaagtgacttgtctaggatcaggCAGCtagtgccatttccttctccagctcatgttacagaggaggaaactgaggcaggaagggtgaagtgacttgcccaggctcacacagctaggaagtggctgaggtcacatttgagctCAGTTCTCCCCAACTCCAGCCTGGCACTCCATCTACCAGGTCATGCCGCTGCTACAGCCAAACGCTAGAACAactgcaatccttcttgcccccaaattaattttttcttctttatctaaaTACAAGGACCATCTTTAAGCTAGAAAGGACATTGAGAGTGACCTAGCCCGACCCCTCCCTTgacagagggaagaaaatgagacccTAGTGTTGCAGGGACCCTTCCTCATCCTGGTTGTGGGAAGTGAGACCCCCTTCTCTTGGACGGGGCAATGACCTCTAACCCCTGAAGGTCCTGAGACGTCGCGGGACTAGCAGGTACCTGTTTGAGGTGCACAACGGCCCCAGACTTCTCCACCATGGGGTTCTTCTTGTAGTGTTCCACAAGGTCCGTCAGGGTGTCAAACCGCTCCCCTCCACCCACGTCGTACTTGCCGTCAGCCTGGAGA
Proteins encoded in this region:
- the LOC127556035 gene encoding tyrosine-protein phosphatase non-receptor type 11-like isoform X1, with amino-acid sequence MTSRRWFHPNISGLEAEKLLLTRGVHGSFLARPSKSNPGDFTLSVRRNEEVTHIKIQNSGDYYDLYGGEKFATLAELVQYYTEQHGLLREKNGDVIELRYPLNCQDPTSERWYHGHLFGKEAEKLLIEKGKPGSFLVRESQSKPGDFVLSVLTQELDKLDGGDRRPRVTHVMIRFQADGKYDVGGGERFDTLTDLVEHYKKNPMVEKSGAVVHLKQPFNATRINAANIENRVRELNKMADQSEKAKQGFWEEFEMLQQQECKLLYPRKEGQRPENKAKNRYKNILPFDTTRVTLRDVDGSVPGADYINANYIKSVPEDGQSQEPAKVYIATQGCLQTTVNDFWAMVYQENTHVIVMTTKEMERGRNKCFRYWPDQHCTKDFGCVRVRHVSEREAQGYYVRELEMGRTDREEQLRKVTHYQYFSWPDHGVPTEPGGVLSFLDQVNQAQSSVPGSGPIVVHCSAGIGRTGTIIVIDILVDTIRRQGLDCDIDIPRTIQRVRQQRSGMVQTEAQYKFVYMAVQRHIEGEQWRLQEEQRNRRKEREYLNIRSPPSDPSRSKGLSPSRAQSVMSEDSACIYENLNVRAPSVSGLSNVGR
- the LOC127556035 gene encoding tyrosine-protein phosphatase non-receptor type 11-like isoform X2, producing the protein MVRWFHPNISGLEAEKLLLTRGVHGSFLARPSKSNPGDFTLSVRRNEEVTHIKIQNSGDYYDLYGGEKFATLAELVQYYTEQHGLLREKNGDVIELRYPLNCQDPTSERWYHGHLFGKEAEKLLIEKGKPGSFLVRESQSKPGDFVLSVLTQELDKLDGGDRRPRVTHVMIRFQADGKYDVGGGERFDTLTDLVEHYKKNPMVEKSGAVVHLKQPFNATRINAANIENRVRELNKMADQSEKAKQGFWEEFEMLQQQECKLLYPRKEGQRPENKAKNRYKNILPFDTTRVTLRDVDGSVPGADYINANYIKSVPEDGQSQEPAKVYIATQGCLQTTVNDFWAMVYQENTHVIVMTTKEMERGRNKCFRYWPDQHCTKDFGCVRVRHVSEREAQGYYVRELEMGRTDREEQLRKVTHYQYFSWPDHGVPTEPGGVLSFLDQVNQAQSSVPGSGPIVVHCSAGIGRTGTIIVIDILVDTIRRQGLDCDIDIPRTIQRVRQQRSGMVQTEAQYKFVYMAVQRHIEGEQWRLQEEQRNRRKEREYLNIRSPPSDPSRSKGLSPSRAQSVMSEDSACIYENLNVRAPSVSGLSNVGR